CACTTCACTTTACAAACGGGATCAACTCGAGACCAATATAAAAcccaataataataaaatctgGAAAACggttttagtaaaaaaaaagttgatgaAACGACCTGTTATTTCCAACAGTAAGCCCCATTAATTACAGTGTCCTTTTTTATTTATCATAAATTTACGAGGGAGAGATCAGATTTTATCTGAAGTTTGAATGGAAACCGAAAGATAAATATGTGGTCGGTGCATTACATTACTCAAAATTAAGTGACAAATTACAACATTCACCAATGTCATATGAAATCATCATTTTTTCCCTATAACTTGAAACGGAATTAATTACAATCGATATGGAGTTTGAAAGTTTGTCGGTAACATTTGGAAACGAATTTGTAACTTTGTATGTAAATGAAAATTTACAGAATCTCAAAGatgatcacattaaaattaCACAGATTCTCAAAGTAGATGTTATTATAGTGGGTGacctaaattaataaataagcATATAGTCATAGTTTCTTTAAAAAATctgttaattttaattttcacgtTCATTTATTATGTATTTAACAAGTATCTAAACAGAGAGTGAGTGGATAGTTGAATCAAGTAGGGGCCGACAAGGACCAAAGCAACCGTCTTAAATTAAATACGAAAAAAGGAGGAATTTCCTTTTTGAGCAtgtaccatttctccacttatCTCTCCTCTCTCTAACTCGTTACCCTCCTTCGAATTTGTGTTGTCACATTAAATCCTATTCATTTCAATTACTCAATTTGTGTCATAAATATTAACCTTTGATTTGATAAATTTTACGCTACTATATTCCGAGCCATAATATATATAGCACCAATATAGTGTCAGCCGATGATTATTTTATAACTTGCGCAAGACAATTTTATACGTCACACAACGGATTATTCGAAATTAAATTGATCCAAAATTACCCGAGATTGATGTTATGTGACgatcaatttaaattaattactataacttttaaaaatatatttatcaatTACGATAATATCTCGATTCTCGCGACTAAATTCACATAAAATGAAATGAAGAATGAAGACAAAATTACCCGAGATTGAACTAAATTGATAGTATTATACAAATTTATGTAATATTCCGAAATTAGTATAGAACCAAATTTATGCAACCGAACTACACTGGTAAAACTAAATTCGGTCAAATCTATAGTAAGTAACTAAACACGTCACCTCTCATTTATCTTTGTACTTAAAAAGCATTTGCTATctataaatagaataaaataaaaaaaacaaattaaaactattatCACCTTTAATTTCCCATTTATCTCTTAGCCTCTATATATACCCTTCTTCTCCCAACCTCATTTCTTccataaacacacacacacacacacacattcgGAAAATCCAAAACCCTCACtcagagaaaaaaaaacttccACAAACATAAACACGTAAAAAAGTCGAAAATAATGCATTACCAGACAGGTTCAGGGTCATGCAAGGTACCATTAAAACGCAGCGTTGCGACAGACCCGATGGAGCGGATAGAGAGGATGGCGGCTGCGCACGCGGTGGTGATCTTCAGCGACAGCACGTGCTGCATGTGCCACACCGCGAAGCGACTCTTCTGCAGCTTGGGAGTGAGCCCAGTGATCTACGAGATCGATCAGGACCCGAGGGGGGAGGACCTCTCCAAGGCGCTGCTGCGCCTCCACGGAGGGGCAGCGCCTGTGCCGACCGTCTTCATCGGGGGGAGGCTCGTCGGCGCCATCGACAGTGTGATGGCATCTCATATCAACGGCTCGCTTGTGCCGCTGCTTAAAGAGGCCGGCGCGCTCTGGCTCTGATTAATTAGTATCATTAAGTTTCTTTTTCATTTAATCATTATGTAAACCAGTTTCTAATTCTAGGTAATACTAGGATCTCGTGTAGTTCTAattttatagtgctaataataatatagtatcTCTTTCCTGGTTTTCCTTCAAACTCGAATATGTGTTGTTTTAAGTACTTGTGTTGAAAATACCATGAACCggcaaaaaaaagaaaaaatctgCGAATAGTGGCGGAGCTAGGATTTTGTGTACATGagaaattacaattttatataTGCATATGTATTATATTGCCGCCAATTGTCACATAACTTTATAAGTGTACTTTTTTTATGAACTTTAAACTTGGTAATGAACTTTGTCTTGGATGCTAATTTTTCACGGGCAACAAATTTCAGCTTATTAGAAATGATGTGGATGATGAGTTGTCATTTTTAAAACTAGTTGACATATGTAAAATGAGTAGGAAGATAAGATTTCATTTTTGAAGTTAACTAATGATAAAGTGACACTGCCACTTGGTTTAGTATCTTAAAATTTCTTCACAACGACCTTTTTCTGTACTATCGGTGTCTCGATATCGCCTACAACGACAACAGATTTAGCAGTGACCCTCCGTTCATAATATTATTTACCAAGTTCGAAGTGAgtagaaaaaattaaaagttcTAAGAGTTAGTGTAATATTATGCATCAATAGCCCTAGCTGGCACTCCACCACTACATATGGTTATATGTGAAATTCAGAGGTTCTGTTCTTAAAATTATGAGAGAAATAAATAACAACAAATTATTAGAAAAACTATGTACTCGTATGAAATTTGTTCAAATTCTTGCTAATCTCGCAAACTTGAAAATCAACTGCTAATATTATGACTTTTGATCATTTTCGCAACTGTTCCACAAATTTTGATCAACAGAAATTATTGATGTGACACATGTGTCCTAAATTTATGACGTGGCATCAGTAGCGGACGCAGAAATGAACATAAGTAGAggctaaattttcaaaatttatctTAAAAGTAAATTTGTAGGTAATTTAGATTATTATAGGggcttttatataataatatggataaaatatgaataaaatttagaattttataatgaaaaaaagtttaaaaaatgaattcatTAGGGGCTAAAGTCCCTCCCTCTGTATATGTAGTTCCGCCGGTGCGTGGCACACACACTAAGTAGTGTATACATGTACTAAtgtcattaatttaatttaaaaaaaaaatcataagcTTTGGTCAAATTCTAGTCAATCTCGCAATTTTCAAAATCAGTCATTAACAtgataattttgatatttttcacaATTGCCCATGACGCTTGATATCCTACATAGATAAGGAAAATTTTGCAtacttttcattattttcaatttaatttcacGTACTTAAACGATGTCGTTTTTGTACATTTGTGCTACATGCATGTGCCACATTTACATTTAAGATACTTAGGTAACATAAATTTTGGGCCTTAGGAAAATTGCGAAAATTGACAAAGTTATGATATTAGGGGCTGACTTTGAAGCTTGCAGGACTGACTATAATTTaaccaaattttataaattttttgacAATTTAATATAACAAACAAAACAACGTCGTTTAAATAGCAGTACATTTTGTCcatgtaatatttttttgttgtcGCATTAAACATGATTTTCAAACTTGCCAAATTGACCAAAATTGGGCCaaatttcatttacttttaTGGCAATTTGCCCATAACATTTTAATTAATCCACTTTTGTAATAATATATCAAAACATTCCCTTCCAATTATGAAGATCATCTCCTATACATTTCTAACACAGCTAAAAAGGTATACTTTTCAAAGAATTTCTCCGGCATGTTTGACTTATAATGATAGCTCGAAACTTTTTAAATCAAATGGATCGAAGCCATCCACCGACCTTCGATTTATTGAATAAATCCCAACAAATTTAACGTGATTATCCCATCGGCGGGATAATGTATTTTTCCGTATAAACCCACAATTCCGGCTGCTATACAGATTTATCCCGTTGTCTATAAAATTATCCCGTCACCCACTTTTTCATGCATACTTTTTTTCCGAAATCTAAAATGGTAACTTTCTACATAGATTATTCCAATGTTTTTTCCAAGATAAGTACATCTGATCGAATGTTTAAGACATAAACATTTAAAGGCATCGTCCATTTAGCATAAATATGGGTACATGTCATATATTTTTGTAAATAGTGATAAATGTATATAAATtgagtgtatatatataattgaactttttagatattttataacaaaatttaatttataaatattaattaatttaaaataaattacatactatTCATTCTACaatgatttaagaaaaaataatatttttaaattataaatctacagatttaataaaaatatttttgtaaaaattcgtataattatttttaagcAAACTCGAAATCATGTTGAAAATTTGACACAAATTTCAATATCATTTTTTAATGATATAGAATAATATACACTAatactaattaatttataattcaatttaattaaatttaacatTTAGGAGTTAACATTATGTACACATAGtacaatttatgtacatttatctttattctttaattatagtataattgtCGCTAGTTTAACATAAACTCCTTCCGACTTCTGTCTAAGAAAAAAGGTTCAATTTTGCCATTTTTAGGTgtctataaaaaataatctcatttcaaaaattgaaattttctttcatactttacccactttttctatttctctctcattgtaccccttttctctctctctctctctctctctctctctctcattgtaccctctttctctccttttttttttcttactttaccaatttatgATTAATATTCATGTTGTCCACAAATGAAACTAtcttttagagtgaactacaaaactAGTACTCGGAAAATGGATTTTGCGCCATTTTAGTACCCAACATTTATAAAATCACGTTTTTAGTCAAAAAGTTCCATAAATCTCAAATTTAGTCCCAAAATTtactattctacccttcagcccTTGAGGGGTGTATTTTTCCATTTAGCTATTTGAGGAGGGCACCAaacttgtgattttttaatgtttatgtatttttattgtgattttttaatgacaaaaaatctTTGTGGTACtaataaatatttgtatattatcTCACACC
This genomic interval from Salvia splendens isolate huo1 chromosome 13, SspV2, whole genome shotgun sequence contains the following:
- the LOC121761361 gene encoding glutaredoxin-C1-like; translation: MHYQTGSGSCKVPLKRSVATDPMERIERMAAAHAVVIFSDSTCCMCHTAKRLFCSLGVSPVIYEIDQDPRGEDLSKALLRLHGGAAPVPTVFIGGRLVGAIDSVMASHINGSLVPLLKEAGALWL